The Coffea arabica cultivar ET-39 chromosome 8e, Coffea Arabica ET-39 HiFi, whole genome shotgun sequence genome window below encodes:
- the LOC113702952 gene encoding uncharacterized protein — MATHKVLSFVFFVLLGITICCECRSLLTFGGGGYNEGSGGVTGGGGFGHGIGGGYGAGGGTGYGHGGGAGAGGGYGGGGYGNGGGAGAGGGYGGGGYGKGGGAGAGGGYGGGGEGGGGYGKGGGAGGGGGYGKGGGVGVGGGYGKGGGAGAGGGYGGGGESGGGYGKGGGAGGGGGYGKGGGAGAGGGYGGGGEGGGYGKGGGAGVGGGYGGGGEGGGGYGKGGGVGGGAGGGSGGGYGGGEGGGKGGGYGAGGGHGGGAGGGYGGGGASGGGYGSGGGAGGGYGGGAGGGSGYGGGHAR; from the coding sequence ATGGCTACTCACAAAGTTCTCAGTTTTGTCTTCTTTGTTTTATTGGGCATAACAATATGTTGTGAATGCAGATCACTCCTCACTTTCGGAGGAGGAGGCTACAACGAGGGCTCAGGTGGTGTTACGGGAGGGGGTGGCTTTGGCCATGGTATTGGTGGTGGTTATGGAGCTGGAGGTGGAACTGGTTATGGCCACGGTGGCGGTGCAGGCGCCGGGGGTGGTTACGGTGGAGGAGGCTATGGAAACGGTGGAGGTGCAGGAGCCGGAGGTGGTTATGGTGGAGGAGGCTATGGAAAGGGTGGCGGTGCAGGAGCTGGGGGTGGTTATGGTGGAGGAGGTGAAGGCGGAGGTGGCTATGGAAAGGGAGGTGGTGCTGGAGGTGGAGGTGGTTATGGAAAGGGCGGCGGTGTAGGAGTAGGGGGTGGTTATGGAAAGGGTGGCGGTGCTGGAGCAGGAGGTGGTTATGGTGGGGGAGGTGAGAGCGGGGGTGGCTATGGAAAGGGAGGTGGTGCTGGAGGTGGAGGTGGTTATGGAAAGGGTGGCGGTGCTGGAGCCGGAGGTGGTTATGGTGGAGGAGGTGAAGGTGGAGGTTATGGGAAGGGTGGCGGTGCTGGAGTTGGAGGTGGTTACGGTGGAGGAGGTGAGGGTGGTGGAGGCTATGGGAAGGGGGGTGGTGTAGGTGGTGGAGCCGGTGGTGGTAGTGGTGGAGGTTATGGTGGAGGTGAAGGAGGTGGTAAGGGTGGCGGTTATGGAGCTGGAGGTGGACATGGTGGAGGTGCTGGAGGAGGTtatggaggaggaggagctAGTGGAGGTGGATATGGCAGCGGTGGAGGAGCAGGTGGTGGATACGGAGGTGGCGCTGGTGGTGGTTCAGGCTATGGTGGTGGACATGCACGCTGA